In one window of Thiobacillus sp. DNA:
- a CDS encoding FprA family A-type flavoprotein, which yields MAIELYNDGKHVCLMFNDLVDDSGGAAVQANQFLIVSDGEGALIDPAGNMTYNALLMAMHKYFPFKDLKYIFASHQDPDIVASLGKWLTATECSLYISALWERFVPHFCTINRTEGRILGIPDQGTVISMRDTKIVAVPAHFLHAEGNFQFYDTRSKILFSGDLGASLVHHDAILEPITTRAQFLAHVPRMEGFHRRYMVSNKVCRFWANMVRTMEVDMLVPQHGRWFKGPEAIGAFLDWIQDLHCGIDLFSQDNYKLPT from the coding sequence ATGGCCATTGAACTTTACAACGACGGCAAGCATGTCTGCCTCATGTTCAACGATCTGGTGGACGACAGTGGCGGTGCCGCGGTGCAGGCCAACCAGTTCCTCATCGTCTCGGACGGGGAGGGGGCCTTGATCGATCCGGCGGGCAACATGACCTACAACGCCCTCCTCATGGCCATGCACAAGTACTTCCCCTTCAAGGACCTGAAGTACATCTTCGCCTCCCACCAGGACCCGGACATCGTCGCATCCCTCGGCAAGTGGCTCACTGCGACCGAATGTTCCCTGTATATCTCGGCCCTGTGGGAACGCTTTGTACCCCACTTCTGCACGATCAACCGCACCGAGGGCCGTATCCTGGGTATACCCGACCAGGGCACTGTCATTTCCATGCGGGACACGAAGATCGTGGCCGTGCCGGCCCACTTCCTCCATGCGGAGGGCAATTTCCAATTCTACGACACCAGGTCGAAGATTCTGTTTTCCGGCGACCTGGGCGCCTCCCTGGTGCACCATGACGCCATCCTGGAGCCCATCACCACCAGGGCCCAGTTCCTGGCCCACGTGCCCCGGATGGAAGGCTTCCACCGCCGCTACATGGTGTCCAACAAGGTCTGCCGCTTCTGGGCCAACATGGTGCGCACCATGGAGGTGGACATGCTGGTGCCCCAGCACGGCCGCTGGTTCAAGGGCCCCGAGGCCATCGGCGCCTTCCTGGACTGGATTCAGGACCTGCATTGCGGCATCGACCTGTTCAGCCAGGACAACTACAAACTACCCACATGA
- a CDS encoding biopolymer transporter ExbD yields the protein MRRRSRAEGRIYDELNLTPLMDLAWNLLIVFIIMATASVQGIKVDLPQASEAPSMAKPKTKAITITEDGRVYLDTFQVSLEELEQRLAAYKAADPSLPVVVKGDARIQYQVVIEVLDVVKRLEIRELGLVTQRLVK from the coding sequence ATGCGCCGCCGCAGCCGGGCTGAGGGCCGCATCTACGACGAACTCAACCTCACGCCGCTGATGGATCTGGCGTGGAACCTGCTGATCGTATTCATCATCATGGCCACCGCCTCGGTGCAGGGCATCAAGGTGGACCTGCCCCAGGCCAGCGAGGCCCCCAGCATGGCCAAGCCCAAGACCAAGGCCATCACCATCACCGAGGATGGTCGTGTCTATCTGGATACCTTCCAGGTCAGCCTGGAGGAGCTGGAGCAGCGCCTGGCCGCCTACAAGGCCGCCGACCCCAGCCTGCCCGTGGTGGTCAAGGGCGATGCCCGCATCCAGTATCAGGTGGTCATCGAGGTGCTGGACGTGGTCAAGCGCCTGGAGATCAGGGAGCTGGGCCTGGTCACCCAGCGTCTGGTGAAATAA
- the mnmA gene encoding tRNA 2-thiouridine(34) synthase MnmA: MSPMRRIVVGLSGGVDSAVTAWLLKQQGHEVVGVFMKNWEADDLEEDCPIAQDYKDVLAVAEVLGIEVQLVNFSREYQDRVFAYFLQEYKAGRTPNPDVLCNAEIKFKAFLDHALTLGADHIATGHYARLEGAYPNRRLLKGVDPNKDQSYFLYRLNQRQIEHALFPIGHLPKPQVRELAREAGLPVAEKKDSTGICFIGERPFREFLQRYMPIQPGEMITPEGRVLGRHQGLMYYTLGQRQGLGIGGVKGAEEGVPWFVAGKDLEKNQLIVVQGHEHPLLLSATLEAADLTWVVAPPKAGGRYTAKTRYRQQDAACTVEAIEANRLVLRFDEDQWAVTSGQSVVVYEGENCLGGGVIQRGGYGLLKSKRTAVLADFDPASILKP; the protein is encoded by the coding sequence ATGAGCCCCATGCGCCGCATCGTTGTAGGTCTCTCCGGCGGCGTGGATTCCGCCGTCACCGCCTGGCTGCTCAAGCAGCAGGGCCATGAAGTGGTAGGCGTGTTCATGAAGAACTGGGAGGCGGACGACCTGGAGGAAGACTGCCCCATCGCCCAGGACTACAAGGACGTGCTGGCCGTCGCCGAGGTGCTGGGCATCGAGGTGCAGCTGGTCAACTTCAGCAGGGAATACCAGGACCGGGTCTTCGCCTATTTCCTGCAGGAATACAAAGCGGGCCGCACCCCCAACCCGGATGTGCTGTGCAACGCCGAGATCAAGTTCAAGGCCTTCCTGGACCACGCCCTCACCCTGGGGGCGGACCACATCGCCACAGGCCATTACGCCCGCCTGGAAGGGGCCTACCCCAACCGCCGTTTGCTCAAGGGCGTGGACCCCAACAAGGACCAGAGCTACTTCCTCTACCGCCTGAACCAGCGGCAGATCGAGCACGCCCTGTTCCCCATCGGCCACCTGCCCAAGCCCCAGGTGCGGGAACTGGCCCGGGAGGCTGGACTACCCGTGGCCGAGAAGAAGGACAGCACCGGCATCTGCTTCATCGGCGAGCGGCCCTTCCGGGAATTCCTGCAACGCTACATGCCCATCCAGCCCGGCGAGATGATCACCCCCGAAGGCCGGGTGTTGGGCCGCCACCAGGGCCTCATGTACTACACCCTGGGCCAGCGCCAGGGCCTGGGCATCGGCGGCGTGAAAGGGGCGGAGGAGGGCGTGCCCTGGTTCGTGGCGGGCAAGGACCTGGAGAAGAACCAGCTCATCGTCGTCCAGGGCCACGAACACCCGCTGCTGCTGTCCGCCACCCTGGAAGCGGCGGACCTCACCTGGGTGGTGGCCCCCCCCAAGGCCGGCGGCCGCTACACCGCCAAGACCCGCTACAGGCAGCAGGACGCAGCCTGCACCGTGGAGGCCATCGAGGCCAACCGCCTGGTGCTGCGCTTCGACGAGGACCAGTGGGCGGTCACGTCCGGGCAGTCGGTGGTGGTGTACGAAGGGGAGAACTGCCTGGGGGGCGGGGTGATACAGAGAGGTGGCTATGGATTGCTCAAAAGTAAGCGCACCGCCGTGCTGGCCGACTTCGATCCAGCCAGCATCCTGAAGCCGTGA
- a CDS encoding DUF2341 domain-containing protein, which yields MVVFLVLVIPQPSRAGWDDAWSYRIKINLDNTQVSQQLTQVPLAVRLHAGNFPFSASNPDGSDLRFVAADDKTQLPFHIDKYDATYGIALVWVQVPTLGGNAAPQHFWLYYGNPEAPPAQNPGGTYDKQFGLVFHFDEREESPKDSTANGNHAQPSAATISTAGAINAAARFDGKAGIKVLASPSLKLTANQGFSLSFWLKPDARQQEAVLFEQRDGKRAVLVAMDQNGVYARIERDRGKAVETPRIALDLGQWQHVGVTAADRLTLFLNGREAGSATGRLDDMSGEVILGADAAGKHAFTGELDEVQFSTLARPIAWMQVAAAQGPDGALLAYGEEEGEEDAGGAYLGIVKILVDSVSPEGWIVIALIGLLGLVSLEAGVNKSMYLRRMEKANRAFQSRLSSLSLDASSSEDEPPAAEDPPAEIRDAALLRLYTHAMAELRRILDIHEQQGYHRALSPQGLEALRSSLDVALVGEVQRMNHKLVLLTLAVSGGPFLGLFGTVVGIMITFATIAATGDVNVNTIAPGVAAALTTTVAGLMIAIPAMFGYNHLAIRIRDLTSAMEVFTDELVGRIALTHALKGAGHAPPQPG from the coding sequence TTGGTCGTTTTTCTGGTGCTGGTTATTCCGCAACCGTCCCGTGCTGGCTGGGACGATGCTTGGTCTTACCGCATCAAGATCAACCTGGACAACACCCAGGTTTCCCAGCAGCTGACACAGGTGCCCTTGGCCGTGCGTCTGCATGCGGGCAACTTCCCCTTCAGTGCCAGCAACCCAGACGGCTCTGACCTGCGCTTCGTCGCCGCCGACGACAAGACCCAGTTGCCGTTCCACATCGACAAATATGATGCCACTTATGGCATTGCATTGGTCTGGGTGCAGGTGCCCACCCTGGGAGGCAATGCTGCCCCCCAGCATTTCTGGCTCTACTATGGCAACCCGGAGGCGCCGCCTGCCCAGAACCCCGGCGGCACCTATGACAAGCAATTCGGCCTGGTTTTTCATTTCGATGAGCGTGAGGAGAGTCCCAAGGACAGCACGGCCAACGGCAATCATGCCCAGCCCTCCGCAGCCACCATTTCTACGGCCGGGGCCATAAATGCAGCCGCCCGGTTTGATGGCAAGGCAGGGATCAAGGTATTGGCCTCGCCCTCCTTGAAGCTGACCGCAAATCAAGGATTCTCACTGTCTTTCTGGCTCAAGCCGGATGCCCGGCAACAGGAAGCCGTGCTCTTCGAGCAACGGGATGGAAAACGCGCCGTGTTGGTGGCCATGGACCAGAACGGCGTGTATGCCCGCATAGAGCGCGACCGGGGCAAGGCAGTGGAGACGCCCCGCATCGCTCTCGATCTTGGACAATGGCAGCACGTGGGGGTCACCGCGGCGGATCGGTTGACCTTGTTCTTGAACGGTCGGGAGGCCGGGTCAGCAACTGGCCGCCTGGACGACATGAGCGGCGAAGTCATCCTCGGTGCGGACGCCGCAGGCAAGCATGCCTTCACGGGTGAATTGGACGAGGTGCAGTTCTCCACCCTGGCTCGCCCCATCGCCTGGATGCAGGTTGCGGCCGCTCAGGGCCCGGATGGCGCCTTGTTGGCCTACGGCGAGGAGGAAGGCGAAGAGGATGCCGGCGGGGCCTATCTGGGCATTGTCAAGATACTGGTGGATTCGGTCAGCCCCGAGGGCTGGATAGTGATTGCCCTCATCGGGTTGCTTGGGCTGGTGAGCTTGGAAGCGGGCGTCAACAAATCCATGTACCTGAGGCGCATGGAAAAGGCCAACCGTGCCTTCCAGAGCAGGCTGAGCAGCCTGTCCCTGGACGCTTCAAGCAGTGAAGACGAGCCGCCCGCCGCCGAAGACCCGCCGGCCGAGATCCGCGACGCCGCCCTGCTGCGCCTCTACACCCATGCCATGGCCGAATTGCGGCGTATTCTGGACATCCACGAACAGCAGGGCTACCACCGCGCCCTCAGCCCCCAGGGTCTGGAGGCGCTGCGTTCCAGCCTGGATGTGGCCTTGGTGGGCGAGGTTCAGCGCATGAACCACAAGCTGGTGCTGCTTACCCTGGCGGTGAGCGGCGGCCCCTTCCTGGGGCTGTTCGGCACGGTGGTGGGCATCATGATCACCTTCGCCACCATTGCCGCCACCGGCGACGTAAACGTGAACACCATCGCCCCGGGTGTGGCGGCGGCCCTGACCACCACCGTGGCCGGCCTGATGATCGCCATACCGGCCATGTTCGGCTACAACCATCTGGCTATCCGTATCCGCGACCTGACCAGCGCCATGGAGGTGTTCACCGACGAGCTGGTGGGGCGCATCGCCCTCACCCATGCCCTGAAAGGAGCCGGCCATGCGCCGCCGCAGCCGGGCTGA
- a CDS encoding NUDIX hydrolase: protein MSETVWKPHVVVAAVIEEDGKFLLVEEETNEGLRFNQPAGHLEDGESLVDAVRREVFEETAHHFEPTALLGVYRWRHPDKGHTYMRFAFTGTILGFDPTAPLDEGILRAVWMTPEEIQANAHRHRSPLLSKCLEDYLAGREYPLEMLIDFGEGQVFTGGEEE, encoded by the coding sequence ATGAGTGAAACCGTGTGGAAACCCCACGTGGTGGTGGCCGCCGTCATCGAGGAGGACGGCAAATTCCTGCTGGTGGAGGAGGAGACCAACGAAGGCCTGCGCTTCAACCAGCCCGCCGGCCACCTGGAGGACGGCGAATCCCTGGTGGACGCCGTGCGCCGGGAGGTGTTCGAGGAAACCGCCCACCACTTCGAGCCCACCGCCTTGCTGGGCGTGTACCGCTGGCGCCATCCCGACAAGGGGCACACCTACATGCGCTTCGCCTTCACCGGCACCATCCTGGGCTTCGACCCCACGGCGCCCCTGGACGAAGGCATCCTGCGGGCCGTGTGGATGACGCCCGAGGAAATCCAGGCCAACGCCCATCGCCACCGCAGCCCCCTCCTGTCCAAATGCCTGGAGGACTACCTGGCCGGCCGCGAATATCCGCTGGAAATGCTCATCGACTTCGGAGAGGGACAGGTTTTTACTGGCGGTGAGGAGGAATAA
- a CDS encoding TonB C-terminal domain-containing protein encodes MSVWLKRWLYRVLALVVVVGVVFFVRDQLQGHDVRMDRFTQRIRLIEPPPPPPPPKKTEEKPPEAVVKQEVKIEKSLPDEGDDKPVMDDRLGVDAEGGSGSDAFGLAAKKGGKDLLATAKIGGGGDDRRYGYYASQIERFLERALSRDQGLRKANYSAIIWLWLDPGGRLNRYELIRSSGDPTIDMRLKEALAALDNLGLPPTPDLPQPIRLRISSKISG; translated from the coding sequence ATGTCCGTCTGGCTGAAGCGCTGGCTGTATCGTGTACTGGCCTTGGTTGTGGTGGTCGGTGTGGTCTTTTTCGTTCGGGATCAACTGCAAGGCCACGATGTTCGGATGGACCGCTTTACCCAGCGGATACGCCTGATCGAGCCGCCACCACCTCCCCCCCCACCCAAGAAGACCGAGGAGAAGCCCCCCGAGGCGGTGGTCAAGCAGGAGGTGAAGATCGAGAAGTCCTTACCCGATGAGGGAGACGATAAACCGGTGATGGATGACCGGCTGGGTGTGGACGCGGAGGGCGGCAGCGGTTCAGATGCCTTCGGGCTGGCCGCGAAAAAGGGCGGCAAGGATCTGCTGGCCACGGCCAAGATCGGCGGTGGGGGTGACGATCGGCGATACGGTTATTACGCCTCCCAGATCGAACGATTTCTTGAACGTGCCTTGTCCAGGGACCAAGGCCTGCGCAAGGCCAACTACAGTGCCATCATCTGGCTTTGGCTGGATCCGGGCGGACGCTTGAATCGCTATGAACTCATCCGCTCCAGCGGCGATCCCACCATTGACATGCGATTGAAGGAAGCGCTGGCCGCCCTGGACAACCTAGGTCTGCCTCCGACCCCGGATTTGCCCCAACCGATAAGGCTGCGTATCTCGTCAAAGATTTCGGGCTGA
- the rimO gene encoding 30S ribosomal protein S12 methylthiotransferase RimO, with translation MSSLPKVGFVSLGCPKNSYDSERILTQLRAEGYLIVPTYQDADLVVVNTCGFIDAAVEESLDAIGEALRENGKVIVTGCLGARESVVKDAHPSVLAVTGPHATEAVMTAVHGALPKPHDPFADLIPPGGLKLTPRHYAYLKISEGCNHRCTFCIIPSLRGDLVSRPIGDVLNEAEALVKAGVKELLVISQDTSAYGVDLKYRTGFYNGRPVKTRMLELVQELAKLGIWVRLHYVYPYPSVDDVIPLMAEGKVLPYLDVPFQHASRRILKAMKRPAHAENVLRRIEKWREICPDLAIRSTFIVGFPGETEEDFDELLDFLEAAQLDRVGAFAYSPVDGAKANELPDPVDEDIQQDRLARFMDVQADISAARLKARVGTETTVLVDEVGGGRAIARSHADAPEIDGVVHIAQGKGLQPGDFVKVKITRSDDYDLWGKPV, from the coding sequence ATGAGTTCACTTCCCAAAGTCGGCTTCGTCAGCCTGGGCTGCCCGAAAAACAGCTACGATTCCGAGCGCATCCTGACTCAGCTCCGGGCAGAGGGTTACCTCATCGTGCCCACCTACCAGGACGCGGACCTGGTGGTGGTTAATACCTGCGGTTTCATCGACGCCGCCGTGGAGGAGAGCCTGGACGCCATCGGCGAGGCACTGCGGGAGAACGGCAAGGTCATCGTCACCGGCTGCCTGGGTGCCAGGGAATCCGTGGTCAAGGACGCCCATCCCAGCGTACTGGCGGTCACCGGCCCCCATGCTACCGAGGCGGTCATGACCGCCGTCCACGGTGCCCTGCCCAAGCCCCACGACCCCTTCGCCGACCTGATCCCCCCCGGCGGCCTCAAGCTCACACCCCGGCACTACGCCTACCTGAAGATTTCCGAGGGCTGCAACCACCGCTGCACGTTCTGCATCATCCCCAGCCTGCGGGGCGACCTGGTGTCCCGGCCCATCGGCGACGTGCTCAATGAGGCCGAGGCCCTGGTGAAGGCGGGGGTGAAGGAGCTCCTGGTAATTTCACAAGATACAAGCGCTTACGGCGTGGACTTGAAGTATCGCACCGGGTTCTACAACGGCCGCCCCGTGAAGACCCGCATGCTTGAACTGGTGCAGGAACTGGCCAAACTGGGCATCTGGGTGCGCCTGCATTACGTCTACCCCTATCCCAGCGTGGACGACGTCATCCCATTGATGGCCGAAGGCAAGGTGCTGCCCTACCTGGACGTGCCTTTCCAGCACGCCAGCCGCCGTATCCTCAAGGCCATGAAGCGCCCGGCCCACGCAGAGAACGTCCTGCGCCGCATCGAGAAGTGGCGGGAGATCTGCCCTGACCTGGCCATCCGCAGCACCTTCATCGTGGGCTTCCCCGGCGAGACGGAAGAAGACTTCGACGAGCTGCTGGACTTTCTGGAAGCCGCCCAGCTGGACCGGGTGGGGGCCTTTGCCTATTCCCCCGTGGACGGCGCCAAGGCCAACGAGCTGCCGGACCCGGTGGACGAGGATATCCAGCAGGACCGCCTGGCCCGCTTCATGGACGTGCAGGCGGACATCAGCGCCGCCCGGCTGAAGGCCCGAGTGGGCACGGAAACCACCGTGTTGGTGGATGAGGTCGGTGGAGGCCGTGCCATCGCCCGTTCCCATGCCGACGCCCCGGAGATCGACGGCGTGGTGCACATCGCCCAGGGCAAAGGCCTGCAACCCGGCGACTTCGTGAAGGTGAAGATCACCCGCTCCGACGACTACGACCTGTGGGGCAAGCCCGTATGA